The following proteins come from a genomic window of Pseudomonas hygromyciniae:
- a CDS encoding LysR family transcriptional regulator: MLRFDDLQLFVRAADLGSLSAAARVMDMSAAVASAALKRIEQQLGARLLARSTRSLRLTAEGEGFLQYARGALSQLDEGRRLLASGQDHVSGVLQLSAPSDFGRNLLLPWLDEFQREHPQLSVRLLLGDRIADLFRQPVDIALRYGEPEDSSLVALPVAPDNRRVLCAAPSYLARHGEPRHLEELAQHNCLLYMLGSRVHDHWRFQDAKREISLTVSGDRFSDDADVVRRWAVAGVGIAYKSWLDVSADVLAGRLQLLLPELQGERTPLNLLCAHRAQLSKPVNLLREMLVARCGKLSAQLPERGGTTQ, encoded by the coding sequence ATGCTGCGTTTTGATGATTTGCAGTTGTTCGTGCGTGCGGCGGATTTGGGGAGCTTGTCGGCTGCCGCACGGGTCATGGATATGTCGGCGGCGGTGGCCAGTGCTGCGTTGAAACGCATCGAGCAACAGTTGGGTGCGCGCTTGCTGGCTCGTTCCACTCGCAGCCTGCGCCTGACCGCCGAGGGCGAAGGCTTTTTGCAGTACGCCCGTGGTGCCTTGAGCCAACTGGATGAAGGCCGGCGCCTGCTGGCTAGCGGTCAGGATCATGTCAGCGGCGTCCTGCAGTTGTCGGCGCCTTCGGACTTCGGACGTAACCTGTTGCTGCCGTGGCTGGACGAGTTTCAGCGCGAGCACCCGCAATTGAGCGTGCGCCTGCTGCTGGGCGACCGGATCGCCGATCTGTTCCGCCAACCGGTGGATATAGCCCTGCGCTACGGTGAACCCGAGGATTCGAGCCTGGTGGCCTTGCCAGTGGCGCCGGACAATCGCCGGGTGTTGTGCGCAGCCCCCAGCTACCTGGCCCGGCATGGCGAGCCGCGCCATCTGGAGGAGTTGGCCCAGCACAATTGCCTGCTGTATATGCTCGGCAGCCGGGTGCACGACCATTGGCGCTTTCAAGATGCCAAACGGGAAATCAGCCTGACCGTCAGCGGTGACCGTTTCAGTGACGATGCGGATGTGGTACGGCGTTGGGCCGTGGCCGGGGTGGGCATTGCCTACAAATCCTGGCTGGATGTCAGCGCCGATGTGCTGGCTGGCCGCCTGCAGTTGCTCTTGCCCGAGCTGCAGGGTGAGCGCACACCGCTCAATCTGCTATGCGCCCATCGCGCGCAATTGAGCAAACCGGTCAACCTCTTGCGTGAAATGCTCGTGGCACGTTGTGGGAAGTTGAGCGCGCAATTGCCCGAACGCGGGGGGACTACACAATAA